AAGCCGAAATAAGGGGGATCTCACGGGAAATGGAAGAGGCCTTTGACACATTGGGCGAATTCAATCCAATGGAAAGCGATTTCGAGAGCCGCGTAATAGAGACCGAACTGCGTATCGCCGATCTAGAGGCACGGCTCAGCGGCATCGAGACCTCGTTGCTCTCCCAACGGCTCGCCCTGGTGACTAAACAGGTAAAACCCCTGGTATCGCTCATAAGCATATGGGCTGATTCCTGGCTCGACCCTTCTTTCAGGCCCTCGGACCTGCAGCAAATACGCACGACCACAAAAGAACTCTCATCACTTATGTCCGAATCACCTTCGTCCGCTGAAGGCATACGAAAGCTTTCTTCCCGCATGATCGCTCGGATGAATAAATTGATAAGTTCCGTAGACCAGATGTCACAGGCTTACGGTGTACAGTTCTTCAACCCCAGAAGAGACATTGTGCTGAACGCTTTCAGGCGCAACACACTGGACTTTATACGAAGCTCCATAGAGGCGGCCGAGGGCGCGGAGATGCGCCATGAGGGCTTCAATCTTCCCATCGTCCATATCGTTGTCCCGTATTTCGACGAACAGGGCCTGATAGCAGATGCCGAATGTGTGGCTTTTTATAACTCCCCTTCCGAGCTCGGCGCCATAAGCTTCACTACAGCAAAAGTAGCCGAACCACCCTTCCACCTTAACGAAGATGCCGTTTCGATCGTGTCCGGCATGCTAGATGCCCTTGGCGATGGTCCTGACACATCCCCTGTATTCGGGCTGCTGGCTGACCTGGACAGACAAAAAAGGGTCCACAACGCAATGATCACATCCAACGATCCGAATTTCGCGGGTATAGTCCTTCCCTTCGAATATGTTACCGGCATGTTCACAAGGTCACTGCAACACTATGCGGCACTTATGAACATGTCGGACACGAGCGGGATATCACCCTCGGTCCCGGTCCCGCTCGACAAGGTGTTCGCCCGCTTCGCGGGAGAAGGGCTTCTCGCGTCAGAGAGAGAAGTCCCTTTTTATGCCGAAGACCTTCTCGCAAAGCTTATAGAAAAACATACCGCGCTAGAAACACGTGAAAGCGATGGTGAAGCGGACGAATATGACACCCTGGTCAAAGAACACCTTTCAACGGTAATAACGGCGTATATATCATGGCTCAACAGGTACAAATCCGGGGACAACTCGACCCGCGCCCAGTTCCTGAGATCAATGTTGACGCTTTTGAACAAGACATCTTCCGGTGCATATCCCATGCCGGGAGAGGACACGGAGCCCCCACAACCCATACTTACAATGGATGAGGACCATGCCGGCAGTGTTAACCTTTTCCGCTTCTATCCTCCTGTCCGGGATTATAGCGGTGTATATTATGACCCTAAACACATGCAATTCCGCGCCGCGGACACGGAGCTCGGCAAAAAAGGTCTTCTCCTGGCCAAGGCGCTATCTATGTCCCAGGATTCCTTCATGAGCGCGCTTTTAGGCGATCCGTTCGACACCCTGCGCGATAAGCTTTCGGATACGGATGCTCCGTGGCTCAAGGAGTTCAATGAGACGTTCTCCCTTCTGGCCGGGGACAATACCATACACATATCGGTCGTCAAGGACCTGCCCGTGAACTCCATGCGTTCAGGAAAAACAATATTGTTCAACGAGGATTTCATTGATTTCATACTCGAGAACATATGGACCGATGACGCCGCGGCTTTCGTCCTCGGGGAACGCGTCATGCATGAATTCGGCCATATCGCGCACAGGGGCCGCGGGCTTACGCGTCTGGAAGAAGAAGTCCGCCAGATAGAAGCGGATGTGCTCCTTTACGAAAGGACAGTCCTTAACAATCCCGAAAACGCGGAAATGATCGGAAAATTCACTGATATCATGGTCAAGTCCGGCGGTTATGAGAAAAAATTCAGCCGCATGTTCAATTCGTCACAACTGTTCAGGAACATCGCCCATTGGGCGGAACTTATAGAAAAAGGCGTCGACCGGGATAAGGTCCGCGCCGAAATAAGGGTTTTCGCGAAAAAGATCCTGTCGGATATGATAATAGTACCTTCAGACACCAATCTTTTTCCGGCGGCACCCGAACAGTCCTTCTCCCTTTCCCTGGCCCTGGCTAACAACTACGCGGGGCGCCTTATGGAAAGCGACGTAACGCTCCTTAACAATGTCGATACGCTACCCCAGCGCGACCTTGCGCGTACCCGTCGCGTATTGATATCATCCTCCCTTATCCCCGGATGCCAGAAGAACATGATATACGATATCAACCGAGCGTCCAGGAAAGCCTACGACAACGGGTTTACCCGCGACCTCGTCGAGATCAAACCCTTGAGTTATCTCCACAACCAGCATTCCGACGAGAACACCGACATCGTGATGCTCCTGGAAAAAGAAGATACCCTTATGTTCTCCACCAGAGAAAAACACCTTGTATTTGAAAGGAACGCGGCTTCTCCCGTGCTTATAAACGGGCTGGTAGCCGCCGGCAGGGCCGTACTTTATAACGACCTGAACGCGTTGCGGAACATCATCGCGCTCTTAAGCGGCATGGACGCGGACGACCTTCCTTCCGCGACCGAACTGGGGCGCTACATGGAAAACAACCGGGAAGAGTTCGCCAGGGCCCTTACGATAACACTACCCGGCATAAGCCTCGCGAGCCGCGACATAGAGGAACTCAACCGCAACCTCATGCACCTCTTGCAGTTTGCCTGATCCCTGCCAGCAAGGTCCGTTCCGCTATCTGCAGTTATTCGTTGAAATACTCTTCGCCGAACTTCTTAAGCGCCTTCTCGAGTTCGTCCGCGTTCGCCACGTCCAGGCCCTGCTTGGTCTTCATCGCGTAATACATGGCCCTGTGAAGAAGCTCGAGCTTAACGGTGTATGATTCGCTATCCGTCTCGGGCTTCAATCTCTGCGCCATGAAATAATACGCGATAACATCGCTTATCTTATCGGCATGGACATCCTTATTGTTCACCCAGCGCACTATCTGGTTATAATCAACGGGTAAAGCGGCTGAGAGTTTATTTATCATCTCGATACATTTACGGACGGTCTTGAGGTCCTCCAGCATCATATCTATACGCATATGGTCGTCGTATATCCCACATGGCACTTGACAATGTGCCTGGACCGTTCCCGCTACCGGGATCATGGCCGCCAGGAACACCAGCGCGGCCGCAACAAATGAACATATCCTTCCCATACATACCTCCTTTTTTAGGGCCAGCATTGTCAATTATATATAAGACAGGGGCTTGTTGCTAACAAAAAATGGGTGTTACGCGTATACCCGAGTTCCCTTGTATTACCAGGCCGCTTCTGGCATAATAGTTTTATAGCGATCCCTCGCCACGGACATGGGGCGCGCGACAAAAACAAAGGGAAAAATGAATAGCGCTGAATACGAAAAAGAATTAGAAGAATTGCGACGGGTAGCGGAAACCCATAAGGTCCTAAATAAATTACTGCAGTACTCCATTGGCACTACTGCCCTGCCGGAATTCCTTGAATTCTGTATCGATAGCATAACATCCGCCCCGCTTTTTCCCGGGGAACAAAAAGGCGCTATTTTCCTGGTGGAGGACGGTTCGGACACTTTGGTCATGAAAGCCCAGAAAGGGCTCGCGGAACACCTCCTCACATCCTGTGCTAATGTTCCTTTCGGACAATGCCTTTGCGGCCATGCCGCGGCCACACGCAAACTGGTCTATACCAGCCACGTCGACGAACAGCACACAACGAGATATGAAGGCATGCCTCAACACGGCCACTATTGCGTCCCGATACTGTTGGAGGACAAACTCCTGGGGGTACTGAATCTTTACGTCAAAAAGGCCCACATAAAAAATAATGATGAGGTCGATTTCCTTACCGCCGTGACCGATGTCCTTGCCCTGGTCATTAATAACCATCTCATGGAGGAACAGATAGGCAAATTCCAGGTCCAGTTGCTCAAATCCGGCAAGCTGGCCTCTATCGGCCAGCTTGCCGCCGGCATAGCCCATGAGATCAATAACCCGATAGGTTTTGTGGGCAGCAATCTCAATACATTCACTAAATATATGGACAATTACGCCAGGCTTATCGAAGCGACGGATGCCCTGAGAAGGGCGATAGACCGAAAAGACACGAAGAGCACCAAGGAGATAAGTGAGAGGATAGCCTCGATAGAGAAGGAAATAGACATGGATTTCGTCTCAAAGGACATTGGCGACCTCATAAAAGAGAGCAAGGACGGTATCAGCCGCATTAAGGACCTCATCTCCGACCTCAAGACGTTCACACATAGTTCCGGCAACGCTCCCGAGACGGTCTGCGTGCAGGATGTCATTGAGAATGTCCTGAAGATCGTATCTCATGAGATCAAGAACAAAGTGGAGATCTCCAGGGAATACCTTAACACCCCCTGCGTGAATTGCGACCCGCAGAAACTCGGGCAGGTCCTCGTGAACTTAATGGTCAACGCGGCCCAGGCCATCGAAAAAAAGGGGATCATCTCGATAAAGATATACCCTGATGGCGGATATTCATGTATAGATATTTCCGACACGGGTTCCGGCATACCGCGGGATATCATAGGCAAGATATTCGACCCATTCTTCACCACCAAAGCATCCGGTATCGGGACAGGTCTGGGCCTCAGCATATCCAAAGACATAATCCACCAGATCGGCGGCGACCTGCTGGTCCGCTCAGAGGTCGGCAAAGGCACCACCTTCACCGTAAAATTACCGATACAACAGTGACCAGCCCCCCCCTAAAATGTAGAGAGGCCCGCAGGTGTTCATGCGGGCCCCGTAAGAAAAGGATCAGAATCTATAAGCTACGTTCACCTCACCACCATAGGCATCCAGGGAATTATCCGGCCAGAACACCTCATTATCCCTGTTGCCGCCTTTCAGCCTCTGCCATTCGGCCCTGAAAAGAAGCCCCACGACCCAGTTCTCGTCTATACTGTACTCTACGCCTGTATCCAGGTTTATATAATAAGAACCTTCTTTGCCTTCTATCCCGCCGCCTATACTGTTATGCGCGTAATCATAAAGCACGATACCCCATATGGGTTTAACGAAAAGAGCCAGTTTTTCGTTCACCATGAAGTCAAATTTACCACCCAGCTCCAGCGCGTGGATAT
This DNA window, taken from Candidatus Omnitrophota bacterium, encodes the following:
- a CDS encoding superoxide dismutase [Ni], translated to MGRICSFVAAALVFLAAMIPVAGTVQAHCQVPCGIYDDHMRIDMMLEDLKTVRKCIEMINKLSAALPVDYNQIVRWVNNKDVHADKISDVIAYYFMAQRLKPETDSESYTVKLELLHRAMYYAMKTKQGLDVANADELEKALKKFGEEYFNE
- a CDS encoding ATP-binding protein, which encodes MNSAEYEKELEELRRVAETHKVLNKLLQYSIGTTALPEFLEFCIDSITSAPLFPGEQKGAIFLVEDGSDTLVMKAQKGLAEHLLTSCANVPFGQCLCGHAAATRKLVYTSHVDEQHTTRYEGMPQHGHYCVPILLEDKLLGVLNLYVKKAHIKNNDEVDFLTAVTDVLALVINNHLMEEQIGKFQVQLLKSGKLASIGQLAAGIAHEINNPIGFVGSNLNTFTKYMDNYARLIEATDALRRAIDRKDTKSTKEISERIASIEKEIDMDFVSKDIGDLIKESKDGISRIKDLISDLKTFTHSSGNAPETVCVQDVIENVLKIVSHEIKNKVEISREYLNTPCVNCDPQKLGQVLVNLMVNAAQAIEKKGIISIKIYPDGGYSCIDISDTGSGIPRDIIGKIFDPFFTTKASGIGTGLGLSISKDIIHQIGGDLLVRSEVGKGTTFTVKLPIQQ